Proteins encoded in a region of the Cataglyphis hispanica isolate Lineage 1 chromosome 14, ULB_Chis1_1.0, whole genome shotgun sequence genome:
- the LOC126854385 gene encoding uncharacterized protein LOC126854385, whose translation MKLYWSLALVGIALSMILMTARAEADLWDEDDKPLEEVLVRTERGTKERTSGSSSSSCRYVKGQWSECDSNTNLRSRTLNLKKGDKSCEQTKIIQKKCKKACRYEKGTWSGCVNQMMTRTDNLKANSDTSCEKTRRLTKRCKPETNTKKSTKGERSNKKSGKQ comes from the exons ATGAAGCTGTACTGGAGTTTGGCTCTCGTGGGCATCGCTTTGTCGATGATTTTGATGACCGCGCGAGCGGAAGCTGATCTATGGGACGAGGATGACAAGCCTCTTGAAGAGGTTCTTGTACGGACAGAGCGCGGTACTAAAGAGCGAA CATCCGGCAGCTCCTCCTCATCGTGCAGATATGTAAAGGGTCAATGGTCGGAATGCGACTCGAATACTAATTTGCGGTCGCGCACTTTGAACCTTAAGAAGGGTGACAAGTCCTGTGAGCAGACCAAGATTATTCAGAAAAAGTGCAAGAAAG CATGCCGATACGAGAAAGGCACGTGGAGTGGATGCGTGAATCAAATGATGACGAGAACCGATAATCTGAAAGCAAACAGCGACACATCCTGCGAAAAGACGCGACGGCTTACCAAGAGGTGTAAACCGGAGACCAATACTAAAAAATCCACCAAAG GTGAGCGATCGAACAAGAAATCGGGCAAGCAGTAA